CTATTTTGTATAATACATATGTTGTGTTCTGTAAGGAAGGAGTTTGAGATGCACCAAGAGCTTTGATGAAAGAGTATATGGAGGAAAGACAAATTTAACTAAAGGGAATTAAATGCTAACATTCATTCAGTGCTAATATCAAACCTTGCAATCTTAGCTATCTTAAATGAAGCATTTATTGAGTGAAAACACAACAGTAATATAATTTCATCAAAGAAAAAAGTTGGTGAGTACAACTATAAAGCTTTAGATATAAATTGTATTCCAATTGATACCACATCAATATTTCAACTAAATAATTCACTCTGAAAGCATTTGTCAACattattttaatctgttttttctgccatctcttctgcttttctttttttaggttgGTTGTCATTTTCTAAGCTTAGaaacttttcaatttcatttatttgatttgTTACCAAGTGCTGCCAGTCATCTTCACCAGAAGACACATCTAAATCAGTATTTTTAATCTTGATTGCCTGAAAATGGCTTTGTAGTGGAGTTGATTTCAGAGGCTTTGTTTTCACCTAGGAAATACCAAACTTGTTTTACCACTGAAATTATTACTCATTTTCTAACCAGTCATCAATAAGCATTTAAAGAAAATCCTTCAGCCTTTGCAATTAGGGGTATGTGATAAAAACCCACTGTTGTCTTGGCTATTTTCCAGCTACCACCCTAGTAATTTTGGCaccaaaaaaaaactataaactgTGAGTTTGTAGGCTTATGTAGTAGCTCTTCAAGATCGTCAGGTAGCTCTTCAAGATATACTCCAGAGATACcacaaatgttttcttaaatggctttctttgaaagaaaacatatttaaaaccatgcagataaaaatctgttttgtctgctactccccttcccttcccaaaCAAGTCTATGTTTTGTATCTTCTATCAAGGCTggggaaaattttaaatgctaaCGGAAGTAAACTGCCATATAGAAACTGCTTTTTACTTCAGGTTTCCTCTTAGGCTTCAGAGCGCCATTGTTGGAGAAACAGGAAAGCGCAATGAGGTGTTACGCTGGCGTGTTTCGAAGGGACCACATTGGGTCACACTTCTAATACTGTGTTAAAGAagtatttttaaggttttttctgaatataaaataattaactacaagtttagaaaacagaaaagtgtaaagaaactaaaaatcacTAGTAACCTGCTATCCAGAGGGACCTGTCAACATTTTGGCATTGTTTGCTATTAGTCTTTCTATTTTTATCATCTATATTTTAGTGTTGACCATTCTATAGAATTTTATATCAGTTTTTCCTTCTGAATTGTTTCCTATACAATACAGACTTCTCATAAGCAAATGTCAGTGCTGCAAAATACTTCTTATGGATGTGTGATAATTCAACTAGGACCTATTGTTGACATGTTTCCAGTTTATCCCTATCAGAAATaaatttgagggcttccctggtggtgcaatggttaagactttgcatttacactgcagggagcacaggttcagttcTTGGTCAGGGAATTCCCCACAAGCTGCAGCGTGTGATaaaattgaattaatttttgaaaaaaatcttttatggtCTTCTTAGATTATCAGATAAAATCTTTTCTTGAATGGGAATATATTTTTGAAGTACAGAACAGAATAAGAATTTGATTAAAATTACCCAGTATTCCAACCACCATTAAACATTTTGATATAAATATCCTAGACTCCTCtctatatatagtttttaaaaatctggatcaTTTATATGATTGTCTATGCTgggttaaaaacatttttaacatttccCTCTAGAAAGACCATGGCGCCATCATACTCCATGTTCCataatttaatatattgttggacatttgagttgttggAAAATGTTTACTGTTACTAAGCTATAATGAAGGTCATTTGTTCATAAATCTTTGTGAAGATCTTTGAGTACTGccttacattaaaatattttccaatctGTTAAAAGTGGCATATTTTTGTAATGTATTTTcaaagtgagatcatacagtaacagttttttaaactgaatttaaatatttacatttatctcAGTTCCCTAAAGGATGTGTCCTTTTGGACTGCTCTGTTTGGTTCCTGCGAATTCTAGTCAACCGCCAATCTcctcagagtcttagcctctgatCCTTAGTGATGCTGGGTTCATGTTTGTCTCATTGCCTATGTTTTTGTGAAATAACAGATGAAAACAAAAGTATCAACAAAGGACCACCAGGAGACCTTAAGCAATTCATTTAACTTCTGTGGACCTCGGTTTTCTCATCGGATTCTTTTAGTGACAAAATGCTATTACTGTAAAGAGTAACCGGATAAAatgcacataaatatatatttttcataatgtCTGGCTTGTAAGTGTTCAACATACCTTGTGTGGCTCACAGGGCCAAAATGAATTAAAGTCATCCATGTGTGGGTAGTGTGTCGGCCTCATGCAGTACTGAGAATAGTTAACAGAGAAGTAGACCAAATCCAAAGCTAGGTTGCTACTAATTTTGGAGTACAATGATTTGATGATCTGTATGACATAATGGTCCTGTTTTGCCAACAAAATGCTAGAAACATCTTGGTGCATTTGACACCAAGTACAAACTACCCAATTTCCCAAAATCCGTATCTTTTGACTTGATGGAAAAAGGAAGGAGACATTCACACATTACACTTCCCTTTTTCCTACTTAGTGGGAGGGGCAGAAGCAAGGATTGGCCATAGAGAGAAGCAGGATGTAATTTTAAAGTGTACACTTAACTTGTCCTATTTAGCTTAACTTAGGTTTTGCAGCCTACAGCAGTAATTCTAGTTATACATATGTTGCCATATATCTttgctccttcctttccttcttaaaAAATCACCTCTTCACCTCTTTCTGCCTGACTCAAAAGATCTGCTCTTTAGCCTAAAATTTTCCCCTGCCTAGTAGCAGTAGTTTCTTTAAGCCTGtggttacattttaaaattctgaatgaaCCTAATACTGAATGTGTAAACAAGTGACTTTGCTTACTGTGGCCCCTCTCTCCCATCCTCATTCCTGTGTGTAATCAAGATTGCAGCAGGCTGCCAACCTAACCCCctctaagaattaaaaaaaacacattactCTGGATCTACAGGAGAAAAGTAAATTAACTCATAATGTAACTACCCAGAATTTTACAAGACTGATGTGGACagtatacataaaaatatgttgaaaaaGTTAAAGAACTTATATTCCCTTTCTGGCCATAAGTCTTCATAAAGTTCACTTTTCGTTTAGAACAAGAGTTGGCAAACTTTTGCTGTAAAAGAGCCAGAGTAAACatttttggctttgtgggccAAGTGGCCTCCCTCACAACTGCGTCACTGTaacacaaaagcagccatagaacTACAGGTAAAGACATGGGTGTGGCTGTACTAATAAGCTTTTACTGTTAATAAAAACAAGGCAATAGGCTGCATATGACCCATGAGCTGTCATTCAACAGCCTGTGATGTAGAAAAGCATAAGTAAAAAAGGTTAGATTGGTCTTGTTTAATCCAGGGATCACAGCCTTTTCAGTAGACTAAGCAAAAGAGCTCACCTGCTTTTAAATCTGTCCCATATTAAATGTTAACTGGTAACCAAGCATCAGCTGGGACAGTGATACAGAGCACACTGCTTGACACCAAGTGATGATCACTTTGCTAAACAGACATTTAGTGTGTTTTCCGCACACCAGTATTTTTAGAAGAAATTTTTCTATTAACAAAAATTGAGAAGAAAAATTGAGGATGTAGCATGTAACAGCCAAGATACCTAGTCTAAGTCCACTGCAAACTGTTCTTAATGCTCTGGAAAATTATTTCACATTTGTGTCACTGCCTCAATATGGTTTTAAAGCTGTTGTGGGaatatttcttcaaaattttaaattttataaattcttaactaatcacagaaaaagcattaGGGATGCACTACAAAGAAGTTAtctattgggttgtttttttctttttttttttaaataaaaatgggcTTGAAATGGCAATGTGAAATTTCCATCATACCCTTAAACTGTTTGAAAATAGAACAATTATGTTAGAAGTGTTAAGTATTCAACCCAATCAGAATGGATATCTGCCTTTGATACTCAAGcttctttttgcttttgatttgATTCTATGACTTAGCCAATTAGCTAAAGATCAGAACTTAGATTTCCCAGTGCCTAGTCTACTGTGCATTAGTCACCACAGTTTAAAGACTGAACATTTGCACATCAAGCTGAAATGATTTGGTTTTGAGCTCAATTATGCAAAGGTGAAAAACGCAGATCCTGATTTTAGTTTCAACTTTCCCAAAGGGACAGTTAGGCTACCTTACTTGAGGtttctcaaatttaaaaatggaaataaaatgtacTATTAGAAACTTACTCATAAGGCTGTGTTACTGCTATAATTTTCACTTTGTAATAGTGATCAAAAAAGTTGTTTAATGTGCatctctaaaatttaaaatatacagtgaCTATGCAGTtgcttttttgtcatttttcctaAACTTTTTGGGTTCCTTATAGCAGCTGTATTTGTTTTTTAGACTTTGAACAATACAGCCATTTTTGCACTGAAGTTTTGCacacttaaatttaaaaacttacaaattttccaaaaaaacccaacaaaaaccTGTCGGTTGTAGTTAGTTGCTTTTCATATGACAGATGGACTCTTGGAGCCATATAACGTCTACAAATACTTTGCTTAATATTTATATCCATAATTGGTATCATATACTTATGAATATTTGATCCTTTCACATACtgtgttttaattgaaataatttaaaatagacaGTTTCTTCCTTTGGAATAGTcaatttctgaaaataatataaattaccTTTAAGCACTGTTAAAAACAACTTATTTAAGGcagcttttattttataatgtaaaatgCTCAAATGAGTGaactattttttaatagtttaaataAGTAAATGCTCAAATGCTACTATTCCTAAATTTAGGTGACTAAAAAATAGAAGTACATGATACACTACCTCACACTCTCCTTCCCAAAACAGGCTGGATTATATCTATTTGATTTATACACTGTGACTTTTTCCTGCTGTTTTCCATCAACCTTAATTGTGAAAAATGGTGCCATGTTGCCCTCTTGATATTATTTTGGAGATCAGTTAGGTCTTAAACCATCCAGATGCATACAGTTCTACACATATCTGTAGAATTAGCTCACTAAGGTCTGCTCGGCaatatttttaattgacttaCATGTTCTGTGGGAAAAGAAGAATCATAAAAAGTCTTTGCAATTGCATTCCTCTCTTCACTGGGCTCTCCCCTGGGATCTGGATGGATACTTGAGTTATTCAAAGTGTCAGCAACTCTGTTAATGCTGGTAGTATCTGGTTGacaaagaggaaatgacaactgaaTTTTATTCTCCAGGGACTCATTTTAGTGACtaaacttgtttttctctgatcccatgcttttgtattttaaaagtaacaattTCTATATTCTTCTTATATTGAATACTGGTTTTCATAGACTTTGCTCTTACATTAGGTACttcatttcagaaaacattttattgctACTTTCAAAAACCTGCTGATTTTACATTACCACCAGTGACACAGTGTTAGGATCTTCTCAAACAATATAACATACATTAAAATGTTATCCTTATTCCCCTGGTTACTGGACTGCCTAtgcatataaacatttatatagtaAACATCTTACTAATACAAAGGGAAAAGTCTGAACCAACTGAAAgatttctaaattatatttaaaaagaaattgactATAAGAAGTCCAACAAAGGGCTGTCTAGTAGGGGGTCACTGTGTTTTAATAAATAGATAACAATTTAGAGAAACATGTCTTTGAAGGCTAAAAGATATTTAGGAGTATCTTTTATGAGTCTGAGTATTTTACAAGTTGAATTGCTATAGAATTTTAGTCATCTCTCCTTGCATCCTTTCTATCACTGAGATTTAATTTAGAAGGAAAGACTTGTAAGAAAATGGTAAATGTTAGACTTGTCCATTGACTAACAGCATTAAACTGCTGCATTTGACGGACAAAATTAATGGAATCTGAAGTTAATGCATTTTATTATATCAGGAAAATGACAGTTTGTGAAATGAGATTTTAcagtgtttttgtgttttgtatttttcccTAATTACTTCTCCATTCAAATAAGATATACTTGCTTTGCTTTTAATTCccacttcttctttttaaaattttctcaatttCCTTAAAAGAAGCCTGTTAAAGTCAGAGGGGCCATGCAAAGCTTTCCTAATAAGCCATATTTCTATAATGGGTCTAAATGCATATTGTTAAACAGgcaaagaagaagagagaagtcgctcagtcgtgtccgactctttgtgaccccatgggctgtagcccacactcctcggtccatgggattttctaggcatgaatactggagtgggttgccatttccttctccaggggatcttccagacccagggattgaacccaggtctccctcattgtaggcagacgctttaccgtccaagctaccagggaagccccaaatatttctttgagcccccTTTTTTTTGGGcgggggcaagaatactggagtgggttgccattcccttctccaggagatcttcccgacccagggattgaacccgggtctcccgcattgtatgcagatgctttactgtctgagccaccagggaagtcaaggcaAATTTCCCTAAAAATCTAAGGCTGTCTAACAGCCCCAACAATTTAAACATGTTGAGACTGCTATTagcaaataaacatatttttattatgattatacTTCTTAAACAGTAATTATCTTTGTTACATTTATACAATACCTATACATGAGATAttgcatttctattttaaaatgtctttaatatgaaaattttaaagtacacaAAAGTAGAGAGAAAGAACCTTAATGTACTCCTCACCTAGTTTCAGTACCTTCAATATTAAGTCATGTGTATGTCATCCATTTAcctccccttccctctttttTTATTCTGGAGGATGTTTTTATATCATGTGGTAGTTTTTACTACACTCTACAAGAATAGAACAGTTCCTACtatctgaaatatttactatttgaatGTATCAATATTGATCTATAACTATTAAGGGATTCAATTTAAAGTGTTTCAAACAATATATATCAAGGATATGAAAGGCAATGTTACACCTCACTATtacttggggctttcctggtgactcctgataaagaacctgcctgcaatgggggagacccaggtttgatccctgggttgaaaagatcccctggagaagggaaaggcttcccactccagggttcttgcctgaagaattccacgaatagaggagtctggtggactatcaactatggggtcacaaagaatcagacacaaatgagcaactaaccctttcacctggcttccctgggtggctcaggtggtaaagactctgcctgcaacgcaagGGATCcatctgtgttcgatccctgggtcaggaagatcccctggagaggggaatggctacccactccagtattcttgcctggagatgccatggacagagcagcctggtaggctacacagtccatggggtcgcaaagagctggacacaactgagtgactttcacttcactattacttgccaaacaaaaaaaaaaaacaaaaagctggaTTTGTGGTGCTAGTGAAGGGacagacaaaacagaaaaattaaggaaggagggaaaaattagaagaaagCGAGAGAAACTACAACAGTTCTAAGAGAagcttgttttgtgtgtgttcttAGTATAGAAAGAAAAGGAGTAAACATGAATGCAGGCAGAAGCCTTATCAACAACTTTACTGCATTTGCTctagaaagtaagaaaaaaaaaaaaagacttggatTAGGTAGATGTTcctaatttaaaattaatgacaCAAATGTGATTGTTTTTGCTAGTTTCAGTTCTTTGATaatgaaaaggattttttttttaatttccaaaatgcagTTGACCTCTGTACATGTTATGTTGATAATACTGGTTCAGATTTAAGTGAAAAGAAATCTGCTTCCATTTAAGTAAAACCTttcctacatatatatatatatagacacacacacatatacagagtcTTTAGGTTTAggcaaaataatatatatagtaatataaattTTCATACTAAACAATCTGGAAAATTTTTTACCAAGAATAATAAGtagaaaagcaaattttaaaataattattacctGGTCCAACATCATTCCTGGCCTCATCCACACTAACATTTTTACAAAGTGTCATCGAAAcagtctttttgttttctaacaGACCTACTGGTCTCTCGTTCAGCAACAAAGGAATGCTAGATGTTGAAGTGCTCACTGTTTGACTTTCAATTTGATTTACTTTTGACAAAGAACTAGGGCCTAAAAAATTCACATACACTAgagttttctcagtttttttaTCTGAAGTGGAAAGATCAAAGGCTGACCTTCCACTTATGTTTACTAAATCTCCAGATGGCTTTATGTGAAATGAACATGATTCTTCCAGCTGTCCTTCACTGTAAATTTTTCCTGAAACAATGTCATTTAATGACTCCGTTTTCTCTGTACTATTTAACAATGTATGCTGTCTTTCATTAGGgaagcagtctttttttttaacttcagttaTCTGATTCTCATCAATCTGACTTTCTTTATTGGAAAACTGCATTTCTGTGGAAGTTTTCACATGACTAGCAGTTTTCATATCTTTGGCTTGTGAAGCATCTATATTCTCATTGTTAATTTGAAGATGGGAAAGACTCACATTGTTTTCTAGATACCCCAAACAGTTCTCAACTTGACTGTTTTGCATATCATTTAGATTTTTCCATATAGTTCTTTTCCCAGGGCTTGAGTTGGGCGTCACCAACATAGGCATGATATTAATTTTATCTGAATTCTTTAAAAGTACATTCAAATTGTCACTGAAAACGGCAGAAGAAATGGGGTGGTTGATTGCTATATCACAAGGAATAGCTAGTTGAGGTTGCTCTGAAGGACCTTCACCAACTTGCTGAACATCTGAAGTTTCTTTAAATGGCAATAGgctacattcattttttttatttaacagttGTGTCTGTCTTATTTTACATTGTTTATCATCTAACATAACATTCTCTGAATCCTGTAAACTATATTTCTGAGGCTGGACAAGATTCCTTTTTACATCTACAGAAGAATCCAGATCTGTTTTGATTTGGTGGCTATTTGTAATTACCTTCTCTGTGGTATTTTCTTGAGTCCCTGGAAACAATCTGAACTGTTGTTTGAATGGCTCATCTTCAGAAACATCTTTTTTATGATTTGTATGGCAAGCCATCTCATTTAAAATACTGTTAAATGATGTGCTGTTATTTTCAACCCCCAGATGTGTATTTGCATGGTGAAGATCTAATCCTTCAGTTCTTTCTAGATGgatcttttctgtttccattgaTGAATCTGCCACTACAAAGGGAATACTTGGTGATTTAACTTCTGTACACTCATTATCTTTTTCCAAGTCcaccttgttttttatttctgtagtaACCACTTTTGTAAAGTCGGTAATATCCAAGGTTTGTCCTTCACTAATTAATTCTTTTTCTATGCCGAGGGTTTTGCCTAGGGGTATTTCACTTTGGTTTTCATCCTGTGGCACAACAATATCAATTTTATTCTTGGAGCTTTTTTCAAAAAGCTGTAAGTCTGTTATAAAGAGAACACAGTAAAATTTTGGGTTATATACTAAAGCCTGCTTTTATAACACAtattaactgtttttaaaaaatatatttaattttaaatatttcactggCAAGCTATTACACAAACATAATGATATCAGTTTTTCATAAATAGTGAGTTCCCTTTAATAAGCATGGTAAAATATTTGGTTCTACTCatattaaatttgtatttcataACAGAGAAAGTAGTTTTGGTTTAAAAAAGTAAGTTGAGGGCATTACAAACTGGTTATTTCTCTGGTCTGTTACTTCCTTTTGCATATACAGTATAATTCCATATAAACACACAGCTGattagataaaaattaatttacacTAATAGTCATATTGTAATTTCTCTTATTACCTAGATCCAGAAGTTGCCAGCTGGtttcttttcttcacttttttgcTCACTACcttgtaaatatttctaaaatctgGAATACTTTTGGGCAAAGTGTACAGAATATCTACTTAAGATATTAATTTTATTCATCTGGGTTTTAACCACAGATTTCAAAATTTCAGTATAGTTACAATAATCTGTAGGCCATGAAGGGTCTTTTTAATCCAATCATTCTCTCTACAACATCCCCACCAAGTGGTTGTTCAGCCTAGGTTTGAACACCTTCAGATTACCTTCTTTAAACAACTCTTTTTCAATATGAATGAATTAGTCAATTATTTCAATGGTTACATAAAGGTAATTTGAACTAAGAAAAGTGCTCTAGAATTTGGTCATCAAAAGGTTACTAGTAGCTCAGAGAACAGTCTcagcaaagaaatgaaagcagaaacCAGAATGCAAAAAGCCAACAAGTAAGTGAtgagaaagcaaagcaaaaatgtattttttcctctgaATACTGACTTTATTAAAGAACAGCTCAAAAGACATACAAGTCCTTTTGTTAAGACATACAAATGGAAAAGTATTTCTCCAATTATACTACTAGGTCCTCAAAGCAAAGACTGATATTGATATCCCCCTGAAGGACcaatataaaaattagaaaacatcaaTATAACTGGGTTA
This sequence is a window from Bubalus kerabau isolate K-KA32 ecotype Philippines breed swamp buffalo chromosome 15, PCC_UOA_SB_1v2, whole genome shotgun sequence. Protein-coding genes within it:
- the CCDC73 gene encoding coiled-coil domain-containing protein 73 isoform X22, producing MENDFKTESASSAFSLQSSSETLFSIQLLDFKTNLLEALEELRMRREAETQYEEQIAKIIMETQELKWQKETLQNQKDTLAKQHKEAMAVFKKQGKFQLATEIKEKEIEGLKETLKTLQVSKYSLQKKVSEMELELNKKINEEITCIQEEKQGIIISFQQLQQLLQQQTQANTEMEEKLKTLERDNELQREKVKENEEKFLNLQNEHEKALETWKKHVEELNGEINEIKNELSSLKETHTKLQEDYDELCDQKKFEEDKKFENLPEVNTEMSVEKSGNTIIQKYNSRQEIREENTKSCCLDTEYKEKGETKEGPFLEEIIIDLQLFEKSSKNKIDIVVPQDENQSEIPLGKTLGIEKELISEGQTLDITDFTKVVTTEIKNKVDLEKDNECTEVKSPSIPFVVADSSMETEKIHLERTEGLDLHHANTHLGVENNSTSFNSILNEMACHTNHKKDVSEDEPFKQQFRLFPGTQENTTEKVITNSHQIKTDLDSSVDVKRNLVQPQKYSLQDSENVMLDDKQCKIRQTQLLNKKNECSLLPFKETSDVQQVGEGPSEQPQLAIPCDIAINHPISSAVFSDNLNVLLKNSDKINIMPMLVTPNSSPGKRTIWKNLNDMQNSQVENCLGYLENNVSLSHLQINNENIDASQAKDMKTASHVKTSTEMQFSNKESQIDENQITEVKKKDCFPNERQHTLLNSTEKTESLNDIVSGKIYSEGQLEESCSFHIKPSGDLVNISGRSAFDLSTSDKKTEKTLVYVNFLGPSSLSKVNQIESQTVSTSTSSIPLLLNERPVGLLENKKTVSMTLCKNVSVDEARNDVGPDTTSINRVADTLNNSSIHPDPRGEPSEERNAIAKTFYDSSFPTEHVKTKPLKSTPLQSHFQAIKIKNTDLDVSSGEDDWQHLVTNQINEIEKFLSLENDNQPKKRKAEEMAEKTD
- the CCDC73 gene encoding coiled-coil domain-containing protein 73 isoform X23 yields the protein MENDFKTESASSAFSLQSSSETLFSIQLLDFKTNLLEALEELRMRREAETQYEEQIAKIIMETQELKWQKVSKYSLQKKVSEMELKTVTSDLIKTKVTCQQQKMGAENNLTIKEQKFQELEERLKMELELNKKINEEITCIQEEKQGIIISFQQLQQLLQQQTQANTEMEEKLKTLERDNELQREKVKENEEKFLNLQNEHEKALETWKKHVEELNGEINEIKNELSSLKETHTKLQEDYDELCDQKKFEEDKKFENLPEVNTEMSVEKSGNTIIQKYNSRQEIREENTKSCCLDTEYKEKGETKEGPFLEEIIIDLQLFEKSSKNKIDIVVPQDENQSEIPLGKTLGIEKELISEGQTLDITDFTKVVTTEIKNKVDLEKDNECTEVKSPSIPFVVADSSMETEKIHLERTEGLDLHHANTHLGVENNSTSFNSILNEMACHTNHKKDVSEDEPFKQQFRLFPGTQENTTEKVITNSHQIKTDLDSSVDVKRNLVQPQKYSLQDSENVMLDDKQCKIRQTQLLNKKNECSLLPFKETSDVQQVGEGPSEQPQLAIPCDIAINHPISSAVFSDNLNVLLKNSDKINIMPMLVTPNSSPGKRTIWKNLNDMQNSQVENCLGYLENNVSLSHLQINNENIDASQAKDMKTASHVKTSTEMQFSNKESQIDENQITEVKKKDCFPNERQHTLLNSTEKTESLNDIVSGKIYSEGQLEESCSFHIKPSGDLVNISGRSAFDLSTSDKKTEKTLVYVNFLGPSSLSKVNQIESQTVSTSTSSIPLLLNERPVGLLENKKTVSMTLCKNVSVDEARNDVGPDTTSINRVADTLNNSSIHPDPRGEPSEERNAIAKTFYDSSFPTEHVKTKPLKSTPLQSHFQAIKIKNTDLDVSSGEDDWQHLVTNQINEIEKFLSLENDNQPKKRKAEEMAEKTD
- the CCDC73 gene encoding coiled-coil domain-containing protein 73 isoform X10 is translated as MENDFKTESASSAFSLQSSSETLFSIQLLDFKTNLLEALEELRMRREAETQYEEQIAKIIMETQELKWQKVSKYSLQKKVSEMEQKVQLHLLAKEDHQKQLNEIEKYYTIITGQFGLVKENHEKLEQNVQEAIQLNKRLSALNKKQESEIHNLKKELKTVTSDLIKTKVTCQQQKMGAENNLTIKEQKFQELEERLKMELELNKKINEEITCIQEEKQGIIISFQQLQQLLQQQTQANTEMEEKLKTLERDNELQREKVKENEEKFLNLQNEHEKALETWKKHVEELNGEINEIKNELSSLKETHTKLQEDYDELCDQKKFEEDKKFENLPEVNTEMSVEKSGNTIIQKYNSRQEIREENTKSCCLDTEYKEKGETKEGPFLEEIIIDLQLFEKSSKNKIDIVVPQDENQSEIPLGKTLGIEKELISEGQTLDITDFTKVVTTEIKNKVDLEKDNECTEVKSPSIPFVVADSSMETEKIHLERTEGLDLHHANTHLGVENNSTSFNSILNEMACHTNHKKDVSEDEPFKQQFRLFPGTQENTTEKVITNSHQIKTDLDSSVDVKRNLVQPQKYSLQDSENVMLDDKQCKIRQTQLLNKKNECSLLPFKETSDVQQVGEGPSEQPQLAIPCDIAINHPISSAVFSDNLNVLLKNSDKINIMPMLVTPNSSPGKRTIWKNLNDMQNSQVENCLGYLENNVSLSHLQINNENIDASQAKDMKTASHVKTSTEMQFSNKESQIDENQITEVKKKDCFPNERQHTLLNSTEKTESLNDIVSGKIYSEGQLEESCSFHIKPSGDLVNISGRSAFDLSTSDKKTEKTLVYVNFLGPSSLSKVNQIESQTVSTSTSSIPLLLNERPVGLLENKKTVSMTLCKNVSVDEARNDVGPDTTSINRVADTLNNSSIHPDPRGEPSEERNAIAKTFYDSSFPTEHVKTKPLKSTPLQSHFQAIKIKNTDLDVSSGEDDWQHLVTNQINEIEKFLSLENDNQPKKRKAEEMAEKTD
- the CCDC73 gene encoding coiled-coil domain-containing protein 73 isoform X24, producing MENDFKTESASSAFSLQSSSETLFSIQLLDFKTNLLEALEELRMRREAETQYEEQIAKIIMETQELKWQKETLQNQKDTLAKQHKEAMAVFKKQLQMKMCALEEEKGKFQLATEIKEKEIEGLKETLKTLQVSKYSLQKKVSEMGIIISFQQLQQLLQQQTQANTEMEEKLKTLERDNELQREKVKENEEKFLNLQNEHEKALETWKKHVEELNGEINEIKNELSSLKETHTKLQEDYDELCDQKKFEEDKKFENLPEVNTEMSVEKSGNTIIQKYNSRQEIREENTKSCCLDTEYKEKGETKEGPFLEEIIIDLQLFEKSSKNKIDIVVPQDENQSEIPLGKTLGIEKELISEGQTLDITDFTKVVTTEIKNKVDLEKDNECTEVKSPSIPFVVADSSMETEKIHLERTEGLDLHHANTHLGVENNSTSFNSILNEMACHTNHKKDVSEDEPFKQQFRLFPGTQENTTEKVITNSHQIKTDLDSSVDVKRNLVQPQKYSLQDSENVMLDDKQCKIRQTQLLNKKNECSLLPFKETSDVQQVGEGPSEQPQLAIPCDIAINHPISSAVFSDNLNVLLKNSDKINIMPMLVTPNSSPGKRTIWKNLNDMQNSQVENCLGYLENNVSLSHLQINNENIDASQAKDMKTASHVKTSTEMQFSNKESQIDENQITEVKKKDCFPNERQHTLLNSTEKTESLNDIVSGKIYSEGQLEESCSFHIKPSGDLVNISGRSAFDLSTSDKKTEKTLVYVNFLGPSSLSKVNQIESQTVSTSTSSIPLLLNERPVGLLENKKTVSMTLCKNVSVDEARNDVGPDTTSINRVADTLNNSSIHPDPRGEPSEERNAIAKTFYDSSFPTEHVKTKPLKSTPLQSHFQAIKIKNTDLDVSSGEDDWQHLVTNQINEIEKFLSLENDNQPKKRKAEEMAEKTD